One Cellulosimicrobium protaetiae genomic region harbors:
- a CDS encoding endonuclease/exonuclease/phosphatase family protein, with translation MSAAQPPSAPSVSRPGTRYDRATAVPLLLVVTVTAIVVELVRSSGPLLDHAFSAGVVTVALTAVATYAAPGVLVVMIAARLELTGKVVLLAVAALVVARLALQGLGAAIAGGVDLGLVRYGVGLATVALGIGVLVLVAAFASGTPTGGPTGGSGGETGPAPGSEGAPAPSRPGGLARGSLVALGVVLGALLAGALSAALGTWDAYWRSDVAGWVVTVVVAAAAVACAWALRGRSAWPGSRGLWVLGPSVALLVQVLANPAFSASQTGVALPFAVAALAVAALLTAWFVPWAGRSTPPGSPWVSSAVLVVGVAVVFLAVPRLDGPGTVGGWALLVLLVLLVPAAARTLALALTRTARPLTWLRLAGAASVAGLGIAVPLLGYQLEYDVPLPFPHTLVPVAAALALAVPAVVAGLRARGAAASAGDPPPPGSDERAAGTTPVPLAVGGAVAVLALVGVTQVHVPTTTSAVADYPVGDLRLLDWNLHYGVSADPSVRLDEMVATIEDSGADVVTLQEVSRGWVLGGGADMATYLARETGMRVVFVPAADRQFGNAILWDPLRGDLADVARHALPYGAGPQERSAISATLDAAGVPVRVTSVHLQHREENTPTRLDQLETLLADEPVEGAYVLAGDLNAEPGWDEITFLEEEGLESGQDVAGDPDALTSPSVAPAHRIDWVFGSDAVTFRSFEVLEVTASDHRPLLAELRARD, from the coding sequence GTGAGCGCAGCGCAGCCCCCGTCCGCCCCGTCGGTCTCCCGGCCCGGCACCCGGTACGACCGGGCGACCGCCGTCCCGCTCCTGCTCGTCGTGACGGTCACCGCGATCGTCGTCGAGCTCGTGCGGTCGAGCGGCCCGCTGCTCGACCACGCGTTCTCCGCGGGCGTCGTCACCGTCGCCCTCACGGCGGTCGCGACGTACGCCGCCCCCGGCGTGCTCGTCGTGATGATCGCGGCGCGGCTCGAGCTCACCGGCAAGGTCGTGCTGCTCGCCGTCGCGGCGCTCGTCGTGGCGCGCCTCGCGCTCCAGGGCCTCGGTGCGGCGATCGCCGGGGGCGTCGACCTCGGGCTCGTGCGGTACGGCGTCGGGCTTGCGACGGTCGCCCTCGGAATCGGGGTGCTCGTGCTCGTCGCGGCGTTCGCGAGCGGGACCCCGACCGGCGGCCCGACAGGCGGCTCGGGGGGCGAGACCGGCCCGGCACCCGGGTCCGAGGGTGCCCCGGCACCGTCCCGGCCCGGCGGGCTCGCGCGCGGGTCGCTCGTCGCCCTCGGCGTCGTGCTCGGGGCGCTCCTCGCCGGAGCGCTGAGCGCCGCGCTGGGGACGTGGGACGCCTACTGGCGGTCCGACGTCGCGGGGTGGGTCGTGACCGTCGTGGTCGCCGCCGCGGCGGTCGCGTGCGCGTGGGCGCTGCGGGGACGGTCCGCGTGGCCGGGGTCGCGCGGGCTGTGGGTGCTCGGTCCGTCCGTCGCGCTGCTGGTCCAGGTGCTCGCCAACCCCGCGTTCTCCGCGTCCCAGACGGGCGTCGCGCTGCCCTTCGCGGTCGCCGCCCTGGCCGTCGCGGCCCTGCTCACCGCGTGGTTCGTGCCGTGGGCGGGCCGGTCGACCCCGCCCGGGTCACCGTGGGTGTCTTCTGCCGTGCTCGTCGTCGGCGTCGCGGTGGTGTTCCTCGCCGTGCCGCGCCTGGACGGACCCGGGACCGTCGGGGGCTGGGCGCTCCTCGTCCTGCTGGTGCTGCTCGTGCCCGCCGCGGCGCGCACCCTCGCGCTCGCCCTGACGCGCACCGCGCGCCCCCTCACCTGGCTGCGCCTCGCCGGCGCGGCGAGCGTGGCCGGGCTCGGGATCGCCGTGCCGCTGCTCGGGTACCAGCTCGAGTACGACGTCCCGCTCCCGTTCCCCCACACGCTCGTGCCCGTGGCCGCAGCGCTCGCGCTCGCGGTTCCCGCCGTCGTCGCCGGGCTCCGCGCCCGGGGCGCCGCGGCCTCCGCGGGCGACCCCCCACCGCCGGGCAGCGACGAGCGCGCGGCCGGGACCACCCCGGTGCCGCTCGCCGTCGGCGGGGCGGTCGCGGTGCTCGCGCTCGTGGGGGTCACGCAGGTCCACGTGCCGACCACGACGTCCGCCGTCGCCGACTACCCGGTCGGCGACCTGCGCCTGCTCGACTGGAACCTGCACTACGGCGTGAGCGCCGACCCGTCGGTCCGGCTCGACGAGATGGTCGCGACGATCGAGGACTCGGGCGCCGACGTCGTCACGCTGCAGGAGGTTTCCCGCGGCTGGGTGCTCGGCGGCGGCGCGGACATGGCGACCTACCTCGCGCGCGAGACCGGGATGCGCGTCGTCTTCGTCCCCGCGGCCGACCGGCAGTTCGGCAACGCGATCCTGTGGGACCCGCTGCGCGGCGACCTCGCCGACGTCGCGCGCCACGCCCTGCCCTACGGTGCCGGGCCGCAGGAGCGCTCCGCGATCTCGGCGACGCTCGACGCCGCGGGCGTCCCGGTGCGCGTGACGTCCGTGCACCTGCAGCACCGCGAGGAGAACACGCCGACCCGCCTCGACCAGCTCGAGACGCTCCTCGCCGACGAGCCCGTCGAGGGGGCGTACGTCCTCGCGGGCGACCTCAACGCCGAGCCCGGCTGGGACGAGATCACGTTCCTCGAGGAGGAGGGCCTCGAGAGCGGTCAGGACGTCGCCGGCGACCCGGACGCGCTCACGTCGCCGTCCGTGGCCCCCGCGCACCGCATCGACTGGGTCTTCGGGTCCGACGCCGTGACCTTCCGCAGCTTCGAGGTCCTCGAGGTCACCGCGTCCGACCACCGGCCCCTGCTCGCCGAGCTCCGCGCCCGCGACTGA
- a CDS encoding shikimate kinase, which yields MSRQRADGRAVAPVLVLLGPAATGKSTIGELVAGLLGAPFVDLDAVADRYYPEVGWSVDRLVERFAVVGRVAAEREWEPARAHAVERAVAEHPGAVLALGAGHASYTDPACRDRVRAALTPVPHVVLVLPGTDREDALTVLRARSVASKGTDWVRDGHDFLAEWFDDVGTRDLAHRTFVTGPEDAGASARRLVATLA from the coding sequence GTGTCGCGGCAGCGGGCGGACGGCCGGGCCGTCGCGCCGGTCCTCGTCCTGCTCGGCCCCGCGGCCACCGGCAAGTCCACGATCGGCGAGCTCGTGGCCGGCTTGCTCGGGGCGCCGTTCGTCGACCTCGACGCCGTCGCGGACCGCTACTACCCGGAGGTCGGGTGGAGCGTCGACCGGCTCGTCGAGCGCTTCGCGGTGGTCGGCCGGGTCGCGGCAGAACGGGAGTGGGAGCCGGCACGAGCGCACGCCGTCGAGCGTGCGGTCGCCGAGCACCCCGGCGCGGTGCTCGCGCTCGGTGCGGGGCACGCGTCGTACACGGACCCGGCGTGCCGGGACCGCGTGCGCGCTGCGCTCACGCCCGTGCCGCACGTCGTCCTCGTCCTGCCCGGCACCGACCGCGAGGACGCCCTGACGGTGCTGCGGGCGCGGTCGGTCGCGTCGAAGGGCACGGACTGGGTCCGCGACGGCCACGACTTCCTCGCCGAGTGGTTCGACGACGTCGGCACGCGCGACCTGGCGCACCGCACGTTCGTCACCGGCCCGGAGGACGCGGGCGCGAGCGCCCGGAGGCTCGTCGCCACCCTCGCCTGA
- a CDS encoding NAD(P)H-quinone dehydrogenase, with protein MSRVTHASIDHQATRIVVLGGGPGGYEAALVARRLGADVTVVERQGLGGAAVLTDVVPSKTLIATADWMTIAERAAELGIRLPVDTAKAQHPAMRRHIVDLEAVNTRVMALAAAQSADIHARLEREGVRVVIGAGRLDGPARVVVDSPDGADGPLTLDADVILVAVGATPRVLPTAQPDGERILTWTQLYNLSELPERLIVVGSGVTGAEFAGAYNALGSDVVLVSSRDRVLPGEDADAAELLEGVFRSRGMTVMSRSRAESAERTADGVRVTLADGRVVEGSHVLIAVGAIPSTQGIGLEEAGVRLTPSGHVEVDKVSRTSVRGVYAAGDCTGVLPLASVAAMQGRVAMSHALGDAVVPIKLRTVAANIFTAPEIATVGYSEEQLKAQSSKYVTTVLPLARNPRAKMLGMRDGFVKLFAHPEAGVVLGGVVVAPRASELVFPITLAVSHRLTVDDVASAFTVYPSLSGSIAEVARMLHHRED; from the coding sequence ATGTCCCGCGTGACGCACGCGAGCATCGACCATCAGGCCACCCGCATCGTCGTCCTCGGAGGTGGGCCCGGCGGCTACGAGGCCGCGCTCGTCGCCCGCCGGCTCGGCGCCGACGTGACCGTCGTCGAACGCCAGGGCCTCGGCGGCGCGGCCGTCCTGACCGACGTCGTCCCCTCCAAGACCCTCATCGCGACCGCCGACTGGATGACCATCGCCGAGCGCGCCGCCGAGCTCGGCATCCGCCTTCCTGTCGACACCGCCAAGGCGCAGCACCCCGCCATGCGCCGCCACATCGTCGACCTCGAGGCGGTGAACACGCGCGTCATGGCGCTCGCCGCCGCGCAGTCCGCGGACATCCACGCGCGCCTCGAGCGCGAGGGCGTGCGCGTCGTGATCGGCGCGGGCCGGCTGGACGGCCCCGCGCGCGTCGTCGTCGACTCGCCGGACGGCGCGGACGGCCCGCTCACGCTCGACGCGGACGTGATCCTCGTCGCGGTCGGCGCGACCCCGCGCGTCCTGCCGACGGCGCAGCCCGACGGCGAGCGCATCCTCACCTGGACCCAGCTCTACAACCTGTCCGAGCTCCCGGAGCGGCTGATCGTCGTCGGGTCCGGCGTCACGGGCGCCGAGTTCGCCGGCGCCTACAACGCGCTCGGCTCGGACGTCGTGCTCGTGTCGAGCCGCGACCGCGTGCTCCCGGGCGAGGACGCCGACGCGGCCGAGCTGCTCGAGGGCGTGTTCCGATCCCGCGGCATGACGGTCATGTCGCGGTCCCGCGCCGAGTCCGCCGAGCGCACCGCGGACGGCGTGCGCGTGACCCTCGCCGACGGCCGCGTCGTCGAGGGCTCGCACGTCCTCATCGCCGTCGGCGCGATCCCCTCCACCCAGGGCATCGGGCTCGAGGAGGCCGGGGTGCGCCTCACCCCGAGCGGGCACGTCGAGGTCGACAAGGTGTCGCGCACGTCGGTGCGCGGCGTCTACGCGGCCGGCGACTGCACCGGCGTCCTGCCGCTCGCGTCGGTCGCCGCGATGCAGGGCCGCGTCGCCATGTCGCACGCGCTCGGCGACGCCGTCGTGCCGATCAAGCTCCGGACCGTCGCCGCGAACATCTTCACCGCGCCCGAGATCGCGACCGTCGGGTACAGCGAGGAGCAGCTCAAGGCGCAGAGCAGCAAGTACGTCACGACGGTGCTCCCGCTCGCGCGCAACCCGCGCGCCAAGATGCTCGGCATGCGCGACGGCTTCGTCAAGCTCTTCGCTCACCCCGAGGCGGGGGTCGTGCTCGGCGGCGTCGTCGTCGCGCCGCGCGCGAGCGAGCTCGTCTTCCCCATCACGCTCGCCGTGTCGCACCGGCTCACGGTCGACGACGTCGCGTCGGCCTTCACCGTCTACCCGTCGCTGTCGGGCTCCATCGCCGAGGTCGCACGGATGCTGCACCACCGCGAGGACTGA
- a CDS encoding purine-nucleoside phosphorylase — protein MTTTPASTPPLDDPATDPFLVARAAADHIAQATGVDGHDMALVLGSGWGGAAELLGEVVAEVPTHEIPGFSAPAVAGHLSVTRSIRVERADGSVRHALVLGSRTHLYEGKGVRAVVHGVRTAAATGAETLILTNGCGGLNQDWGAGTPVLLSDHINLTARSPLEGPTFVDLTDVYSPRLRELAHRVDPTLPEGVYAQFPGPHYETPAEVRMAGVLGADLVGMSTTLEAIAARHCGLEVLGVSLVTNLAAGISPTPLSHAEVIEAGQAAGPRISALLADIAKLV, from the coding sequence ATGACGACGACGCCTGCGAGCACACCCCCGCTCGACGACCCCGCGACCGACCCGTTCCTCGTGGCGCGGGCCGCCGCCGACCACATCGCGCAGGCCACGGGGGTCGACGGCCACGACATGGCCCTCGTGCTGGGCTCGGGGTGGGGCGGCGCGGCCGAGCTGCTGGGCGAGGTCGTCGCGGAGGTCCCGACGCACGAGATCCCCGGCTTCTCGGCCCCCGCGGTCGCAGGGCACCTCTCGGTGACGCGGTCGATCCGGGTCGAGCGGGCGGACGGCTCGGTACGGCACGCGCTCGTGCTCGGCTCGCGCACGCACCTGTACGAGGGCAAGGGCGTGCGTGCGGTCGTGCACGGCGTGCGCACGGCCGCCGCGACGGGCGCCGAGACGCTGATCCTCACGAACGGGTGCGGTGGCCTCAACCAGGACTGGGGCGCGGGCACGCCCGTGCTGCTCTCGGACCACATCAACCTCACGGCCCGCAGCCCGCTCGAGGGCCCGACGTTCGTCGACCTCACCGACGTCTACTCCCCGCGCCTGCGCGAGCTCGCGCACCGCGTCGACCCGACGCTCCCCGAGGGCGTGTACGCGCAGTTCCCCGGGCCGCACTACGAGACCCCGGCCGAGGTGCGGATGGCGGGCGTCCTCGGCGCCGACCTGGTCGGCATGTCGACGACGCTCGAGGCCATCGCCGCGCGTCACTGCGGTCTCGAGGTGCTCGGCGTCTCGCTCGTGACGAACCTCGCCGCCGGCATCAGCCCGACGCCGCTCTCCCACGCCGAGGTCATCGAGGCCGGCCAGGCCGCGGGACCCCGGATCAGCGCCCTCCTGGCCGACATCGCGAAGCTGGTGTGA
- a CDS encoding phospho-sugar mutase, whose protein sequence is MTDRTAGYRTDPADDPTFDPGTDRGAFLERVTAWIDDDVDAGDQDELRHLLDLADSPDPRKHDVRAAALAELQDRFSGPLEFGTAGLRGRMAAGPHRMNRAVVIRAAAGLGAYLLDALGPAGAGGAARPRVVVGFDARHRSRAFAVDSAAVLTAAGLDVLVLPTALPTPVLAFAVRHLGADAGVMVTASHNPPADNGYKVYLGGRVVTDSGQGAQIVPPYDARIAAAIAAVGPARSVPRAGTGWTVLDREIVGAYVRSVLALSDGAPRRLKVVTTALHGVGGETVARVLRDAGFTTVIPVEEQLDPNPDFPSVAFPNPEEPGAMDLALAVAQDSAADVVLANDPDADRCAVAVFDPRVGTYQGAETARSNGWRMLHGDEVGALLGDDVARRAVASGAAGGVLACSVVSSRLLGKIAAAHGLGFATTLTGFKWISRVDGLVFGYEEALGYCVDPAHVRDKDGISAALLVAQLANRLRAEGRTLVDALDDLARAHGLHVSDQLSARFTDLDRIGETMTHLRAAPPRTLAGAGVSDVTDLSAGLDGLPPTDGVRILTADGTRVIVRPSGTEPKVKCYLEVVLPVAPDASHDDLTAARAAARDRLDRVKADMQRALGL, encoded by the coding sequence ATGACGGACCGCACCGCGGGCTACCGGACCGACCCTGCCGACGACCCGACGTTCGACCCGGGGACCGACCGCGGTGCGTTCCTCGAGCGTGTCACCGCGTGGATCGACGACGACGTCGACGCGGGCGACCAGGACGAGCTGCGCCACCTGCTCGACCTCGCGGACTCGCCCGACCCGCGCAAGCACGACGTGCGCGCCGCCGCCCTCGCCGAGCTCCAGGACCGGTTCTCCGGACCGCTGGAGTTCGGCACCGCGGGTCTGCGCGGGCGCATGGCCGCCGGTCCGCACCGCATGAACCGCGCGGTCGTCATCCGCGCGGCGGCGGGGCTCGGGGCATACCTGCTGGACGCGCTCGGCCCCGCGGGGGCGGGCGGCGCGGCCCGGCCTCGCGTCGTCGTCGGGTTCGACGCCCGGCACCGGTCACGCGCGTTCGCGGTCGACAGCGCGGCCGTGCTCACCGCGGCGGGGCTCGACGTCCTCGTCCTGCCGACGGCGCTGCCGACGCCGGTGCTCGCGTTCGCGGTGCGCCACCTGGGCGCGGACGCGGGCGTCATGGTGACCGCGAGCCACAACCCGCCCGCCGACAACGGGTACAAGGTCTATCTCGGCGGGCGCGTCGTCACGGACTCCGGGCAGGGCGCCCAGATCGTGCCGCCGTACGACGCGCGCATCGCCGCCGCGATCGCGGCGGTCGGCCCGGCACGCTCCGTCCCCCGCGCCGGGACCGGCTGGACCGTCCTGGACCGGGAGATCGTCGGCGCGTACGTCCGGTCGGTCCTCGCGCTGTCCGACGGCGCCCCCCGTCGCCTCAAGGTCGTCACCACGGCGCTGCACGGCGTGGGCGGCGAGACGGTCGCGCGCGTCCTGCGCGACGCGGGCTTCACGACCGTCATCCCTGTCGAGGAGCAGCTCGACCCGAACCCCGACTTCCCGTCGGTCGCGTTCCCCAACCCCGAGGAGCCGGGCGCGATGGACCTCGCGCTCGCCGTCGCCCAGGACTCCGCGGCCGACGTCGTGCTCGCGAACGACCCCGACGCCGATCGCTGCGCGGTCGCGGTGTTCGACCCGCGCGTCGGCACCTACCAGGGCGCGGAGACCGCCCGCTCCAACGGGTGGCGCATGCTGCACGGCGACGAGGTGGGCGCCCTGCTCGGGGACGACGTGGCGCGGCGGGCCGTCGCCTCGGGCGCGGCCGGCGGGGTGCTCGCGTGCTCCGTCGTGTCCTCGCGCCTGCTCGGGAAGATCGCGGCCGCGCACGGGCTCGGCTTCGCGACGACGCTCACGGGCTTCAAGTGGATCTCGCGCGTCGACGGGCTCGTGTTCGGGTACGAGGAGGCGCTCGGCTACTGCGTCGACCCCGCGCACGTGCGCGACAAGGACGGGATCAGCGCCGCGCTGCTCGTCGCGCAGCTCGCGAACCGGCTCAGGGCCGAGGGTCGCACGCTCGTCGACGCGCTCGACGACCTGGCGCGCGCGCACGGGCTGCACGTGAGCGACCAGCTCTCCGCGCGGTTCACCGACCTCGACCGCATCGGCGAGACGATGACCCACCTGCGGGCGGCTCCCCCGCGCACGCTCGCCGGCGCCGGCGTCTCCGACGTCACCGACCTGTCGGCCGGTCTCGACGGCCTGCCGCCCACCGACGGCGTGCGCATCCTCACGGCCGACGGGACGCGTGTCATCGTGCGCCCGAGCGGGACCGAGCCCAAGGTGAAGTGCTACCTGGAGGTCGTGCTGCCCGTCGCCCCCGACGCGTCGCACGACGACCTCACGGCGGCCCGCGCCGCAGCCCGCGACCGCCTGGACCGCGTCAAGGCCGACATGCAGCGCGCCCTGGGCCTCTGA
- the deoC gene encoding deoxyribose-phosphate aldolase, with product MSTTTPTSVAATGPAGTGTAPATPGSADRSAAEIADLARSVTGSALLDDTAWRRYLHGLPGVDKVGADGRAAALGTRSIKTTSKAWALDTIIRMVDLTTLEGADTPGKVRALAAKAVRPEPADPTCPSAAAVCVYNDLVPVAVEALAGTGVKVAAVSTAFPSGRASRAVRLADTRDAVEAGADEIDMVIDRGAFLSGRYSQVYEDIVAVREECRANGHHAHLKVILETGELATYDNVRRASWLAMLAGADFIKTSTGKVSPAATLPVTIVMLEAVRDFRALTGVPIGVKPAGGIRTSKDAIKYLVAVNETAGGDWLDPDWFRFGASSLLNDVLMQRNKLATGAYWGPDYVTVD from the coding sequence ATGAGCACAACGACACCGACGTCGGTCGCCGCGACCGGCCCGGCGGGCACCGGAACGGCCCCGGCGACCCCGGGTTCCGCCGACCGGTCCGCCGCCGAGATCGCCGATCTCGCGCGCTCCGTGACCGGTTCCGCCCTCCTCGACGACACCGCCTGGCGCCGCTACCTCCACGGCCTGCCGGGGGTGGACAAGGTGGGCGCCGACGGCCGCGCCGCGGCGCTCGGCACCCGCTCGATCAAGACGACGTCCAAGGCCTGGGCGCTCGACACGATCATCCGCATGGTCGACCTCACGACGCTCGAGGGTGCGGACACGCCCGGCAAGGTCCGCGCGCTCGCCGCCAAGGCGGTCCGCCCCGAGCCGGCCGACCCGACGTGCCCGTCCGCCGCCGCCGTGTGCGTGTACAACGACCTCGTCCCCGTCGCGGTGGAGGCGCTCGCCGGGACGGGCGTCAAGGTCGCCGCCGTCTCGACCGCGTTCCCGTCCGGCCGCGCGAGCCGCGCCGTGCGCCTCGCGGACACGCGCGACGCCGTCGAGGCGGGCGCGGACGAGATCGACATGGTCATCGACCGCGGTGCGTTCCTCTCCGGGCGCTACTCCCAGGTCTACGAGGACATCGTCGCCGTGCGCGAGGAGTGCCGGGCGAACGGGCACCACGCGCACCTCAAGGTCATCCTCGAGACCGGCGAGCTCGCCACGTACGACAACGTGCGCCGCGCGTCGTGGCTCGCGATGCTCGCGGGCGCCGACTTCATCAAGACGAGCACCGGCAAGGTCTCGCCCGCCGCGACGCTCCCCGTGACGATCGTCATGCTCGAGGCCGTGCGCGACTTCCGGGCGCTCACGGGCGTCCCGATCGGGGTCAAGCCCGCCGGCGGCATCCGCACGTCGAAGGACGCGATCAAGTACCTCGTCGCGGTCAACGAGACCGCGGGCGGCGACTGGCTCGATCCCGACTGGTTCCGGTTCGGGGCGTCGTCGCTGCTCAACGACGTGCTCATGCAGCGCAACAAGCTCGCCACGGGTGCCTACTGGGGCCCCGACTACGTGACCGTCGACTGA
- a CDS encoding aldehyde dehydrogenase family protein: MTTTASTAGSPFEYAPAPESRAVVDIASSYGLFIDGEFTPASDSGSFKTVNPATEEVLAEVAEATEEDVDRAVRAARRAQEKVWGPMPGRERAKYLFRIARLLAERSREFAVLETLDNGKPIRESRDVDVPTAAAHFFYYAGWADKLEHAGYGPDPRPHGVAAQVIPWNFPLLMLAWKIAPALATGNTVVLKPAETTPLTALLFADLLRQAELPPGVVNIVTGARATGSALVNHPDVDKIAFTGSTPVGKRIAQEIAGTRKHATLELGGKAANIVFDDAPIDQAIEGIVNGIFFNQGQVCCAGSRLLVQETIAEELVDRLKARLSTLRVGDPMDKNTDVGAINSPQQLARITELTDAGTAEGATRWSPDCELPSSGYWFAPTLFTGVSAAHRIAREEIFGPVLSVLTFRTPAEAVAKANNTPYGLSAGIWTEKGSRILWMADQLRAGVVWSNTFNRFDPTSPFGGYKESGYGREGGRHGLAPYLIEGSTY, translated from the coding sequence ATGACCACCACAGCAAGCACGGCCGGCTCGCCGTTCGAGTACGCGCCGGCCCCCGAGTCGCGCGCCGTCGTCGACATCGCGTCCTCGTACGGCCTCTTCATCGACGGCGAGTTCACGCCCGCGTCGGACTCCGGCTCGTTCAAGACCGTCAACCCCGCCACGGAGGAGGTCCTCGCCGAGGTCGCCGAGGCGACCGAGGAGGACGTCGACCGCGCCGTCCGCGCCGCGCGCCGCGCGCAGGAGAAGGTGTGGGGCCCCATGCCGGGGCGCGAGCGCGCCAAGTACCTCTTCCGCATCGCGCGCCTGCTGGCCGAGCGCTCGCGCGAGTTCGCGGTCCTCGAGACGCTCGACAACGGCAAGCCGATCCGCGAGTCGCGCGACGTCGACGTCCCGACGGCCGCCGCGCACTTCTTCTACTACGCCGGCTGGGCCGACAAGCTCGAGCACGCGGGCTACGGGCCCGACCCGCGCCCGCACGGCGTCGCCGCCCAGGTCATCCCGTGGAACTTCCCGCTGCTCATGCTCGCGTGGAAGATCGCCCCCGCGCTCGCGACGGGCAACACCGTCGTGCTCAAGCCCGCAGAGACGACGCCGCTCACGGCGCTCCTGTTCGCGGACCTGCTGCGCCAGGCCGAGCTGCCGCCCGGCGTCGTGAACATCGTCACCGGCGCGCGCGCCACGGGCTCCGCGCTGGTCAACCACCCGGACGTCGACAAGATCGCGTTCACGGGATCGACCCCGGTCGGCAAGCGCATCGCCCAGGAGATCGCGGGCACACGCAAGCACGCGACGCTCGAGCTCGGCGGCAAGGCCGCGAACATCGTGTTCGACGACGCGCCGATCGACCAGGCGATCGAGGGCATCGTCAACGGCATCTTCTTCAACCAGGGCCAAGTCTGCTGCGCGGGCTCACGCCTGCTGGTGCAGGAGACGATCGCCGAGGAGCTCGTCGACCGGCTCAAGGCGCGCCTGAGCACGCTGCGCGTCGGCGACCCGATGGACAAGAACACCGACGTCGGCGCGATCAACTCGCCCCAGCAGCTCGCGCGCATCACCGAGCTCACCGACGCCGGTACCGCCGAGGGCGCGACGCGCTGGAGCCCGGACTGCGAGCTGCCGTCGTCGGGCTACTGGTTCGCCCCGACGCTCTTCACGGGCGTCTCGGCCGCGCACCGCATCGCGCGCGAGGAGATCTTCGGCCCCGTGCTGAGCGTCCTGACGTTCCGCACCCCTGCCGAAGCCGTCGCCAAGGCGAACAACACCCCCTACGGGCTCTCCGCGGGGATCTGGACGGAGAAGGGGTCGCGCATCCTGTGGATGGCCGACCAGCTCCGCGCGGGCGTCGTGTGGTCCAACACCTTCAACCGGTTCGACCCGACCAGCCCGTTCGGCGGCTACAAGGAGTCGGGCTACGGACGTGAGGGCGGCCGGCACGGCCTGGCGCCCTACCTGATCGAGGGGAGCACCTACTGA
- a CDS encoding aldehyde dehydrogenase family protein, whose translation MARTTKATASTPRTAPERLGVRKTYKLYVGGKFPRSESGRTYEVTDTKGRFLANVAQGSRKDAREAVVAARAAQAKWAGATAYNRGQVLYRVAEMLEGRREQFVAEVVAGEGLTARQAELAVSEAIDRWVWYAGWTDKVAQVAGSANPVAGPYFNLSSPEPTGVVVCLAPQRSSLLGLVSTIVPPLVTGNAVIVVASEQRPIPAVTLSEVLATSDVPGGVVNVLTGFTKELAPPLASHLDVNALDLAGAVGAEGVVWGELEAAAADSVKRVLRPAVGRRGDDAEPDWTEAPRPQRILAFTETKTVWHPKGV comes from the coding sequence ATGGCCCGCACGACGAAGGCGACCGCCAGCACACCCCGCACCGCGCCCGAGCGCCTCGGGGTGCGCAAGACGTACAAGCTCTACGTCGGCGGGAAGTTCCCCCGCAGCGAGTCGGGCCGCACGTACGAGGTGACGGACACCAAGGGCCGGTTCCTCGCGAACGTCGCGCAGGGCTCGCGCAAGGACGCGCGCGAGGCCGTCGTCGCCGCACGCGCCGCGCAGGCGAAGTGGGCCGGCGCGACGGCGTACAACCGCGGCCAGGTGCTCTACCGCGTCGCGGAGATGCTGGAGGGACGCCGCGAGCAGTTCGTCGCCGAGGTCGTCGCGGGCGAAGGGCTCACGGCGCGCCAGGCGGAGCTCGCTGTCTCCGAGGCGATCGACCGCTGGGTCTGGTACGCGGGCTGGACGGACAAGGTCGCGCAGGTCGCCGGCTCCGCCAACCCGGTCGCCGGACCGTACTTCAACCTGTCGTCGCCCGAGCCGACGGGCGTCGTCGTCTGCCTCGCGCCGCAGCGCTCGTCGCTGCTCGGCCTCGTCTCGACGATCGTCCCGCCGCTCGTCACGGGCAACGCGGTGATCGTCGTCGCGAGCGAGCAGCGCCCGATCCCGGCGGTCACCCTCTCCGAGGTCCTCGCGACGTCGGACGTCCCCGGCGGCGTGGTCAACGTCCTCACGGGCTTCACGAAGGAGCTCGCTCCCCCGCTCGCGTCGCACCTCGACGTCAACGCGCTCGACCTCGCGGGCGCCGTCGGCGCCGAGGGTGTCGTCTGGGGCGAGCTTGAGGCCGCCGCGGCCGACTCGGTCAAGCGCGTCCTGCGCCCCGCCGTCGGACGCCGCGGCGACGACGCCGAGCCGGACTGGACCGAGGCTCCGCGCCCCCAGCGCATCCTCGCGTTCACCGAGACCAAGACGGTCTGGCACCCCAAGGGCGTCTGA